The Natronospira bacteriovora genome has a window encoding:
- a CDS encoding tetratricopeptide repeat protein, translating into MTKQLTLLLLLLLPTPLLAGNDQSPLELAQSALDQWRADRAVSILEQHRDPENVEWLKLKGLALITVGRIDEAMPYLEDAKTRAPEDAEPHWYRLAGLTASLNDSGALGQMRLARQIRRALETVVELDPDNPEYRLGLMQFHMGAPRVVGGRSSVAEEQRQRLAEIDPHWGLLADALFLISEKEQRAGLDGLLQAWDEGRGIEDAAMPAVFNAQALEDWAAARKTLHEYLAMKPGNPSALYQLGRTAALSGEDRPAGKAALEEYLALPFHSPLMPSAAAAWRRLGEIHLAGGDAEQAQQAWHQALKLDPEFEEARLALEALQNGEDEEKRI; encoded by the coding sequence ATGACAAAGCAACTCACCCTGCTTCTGCTGCTGCTTCTACCCACGCCGCTGCTGGCCGGAAACGACCAGTCGCCCCTGGAACTGGCACAGTCGGCACTGGACCAATGGCGTGCGGACCGGGCGGTGAGCATTCTCGAGCAGCACCGGGATCCCGAGAATGTGGAGTGGCTGAAGCTCAAGGGTCTGGCCCTGATCACGGTGGGTCGAATCGACGAGGCCATGCCCTATCTGGAGGATGCCAAGACCCGGGCGCCGGAAGACGCCGAACCTCACTGGTATCGGCTGGCCGGCCTGACCGCTTCACTCAATGACAGCGGCGCCCTCGGTCAGATGCGCCTGGCCCGCCAGATCCGTCGTGCCCTGGAAACGGTGGTGGAGCTCGACCCGGACAACCCCGAATATCGTCTCGGACTCATGCAGTTCCACATGGGTGCGCCGCGGGTGGTTGGCGGTCGCTCCTCCGTGGCCGAGGAACAGCGCCAGCGCCTGGCTGAAATCGATCCCCACTGGGGCCTGCTGGCCGATGCCCTGTTCCTGATCAGCGAGAAGGAACAGCGGGCCGGCCTGGATGGCCTGCTGCAGGCCTGGGATGAGGGCCGTGGCATCGAAGACGCTGCCATGCCCGCCGTTTTCAATGCCCAGGCCCTTGAAGACTGGGCGGCCGCGCGCAAGACCCTGCATGAATACCTTGCCATGAAACCGGGCAATCCCAGTGCCCTGTATCAGCTTGGCCGCACCGCCGCTCTGTCCGGGGAAGACCGCCCCGCCGGCAAGGCCGCGCTGGAGGAATACCTGGCCCTGCCCTTCCACTCACCCCTGATGCCGTCGGCGGCCGCGGCCTGGAGGCGGCTGGGCGAGATTCATCTGGCCGGTGGTGACGCTGAACAGGCACAACAGGCCTGGCATCAGGCCCTGAAACTGGATCCCGAATTCGAAGAGGCCCGCCTGGCGCTGGAAGCACTGCAGAATGGCGAGGACGAGGAGAAGCGGATATGA
- a CDS encoding beta-ketoacyl-ACP synthase, whose translation MRRVVVTGVGGLTSLGHDWPSIRAALKAGRTGIRYMPEWERFVGLNTRLGGPVMDFELPKAGYGRKQTRSMGTVALLATRASDLALQDAGLREHPILTSGRAGVACGSSFGSIDATETFARYLQTGNVAGVTSNSYVQMMGHTAPVNIALYFKMTGRIIPTSSACTSGSHGVGYGMEPIRYGHQDMMIGGGAEELSSADAAVFDTLYATSTRNDAPETTPAPYDRDRDGLVVGEGAVSLILESLDHARERGASIMAELVGFGTNSDGTHITQPNAETMAVAMRLALEDAGIHPDQVGYVSGHGTATDRGDIAETHATREVFGRAVPISSMKGNFGHTLGACGSLEAWLAIEMMNEGWFAPTANLHNVDDRCADLDYIMGDGREIDTEYVMSNNFAFGGINTSLIFRRWRE comes from the coding sequence ATGCGACGTGTGGTGGTAACCGGTGTCGGAGGCCTGACTTCGCTGGGGCACGACTGGCCGAGTATTCGCGCCGCCCTGAAGGCCGGCCGGACAGGTATTCGTTACATGCCCGAGTGGGAACGATTCGTCGGCCTGAATACCCGTCTGGGTGGGCCGGTCATGGACTTCGAGTTGCCCAAGGCGGGTTATGGGCGCAAGCAGACCCGCAGCATGGGTACCGTGGCTCTGCTGGCCACCCGCGCCTCGGACCTGGCCCTGCAGGATGCCGGCCTGCGCGAGCATCCGATCCTGACCAGCGGCCGTGCCGGTGTGGCCTGTGGCTCCTCCTTCGGCAGCATCGACGCCACCGAGACCTTCGCCCGCTATCTCCAGACCGGCAATGTGGCTGGCGTGACCTCCAACAGCTATGTGCAGATGATGGGGCACACCGCGCCGGTGAACATCGCCCTGTACTTCAAGATGACCGGGCGCATCATTCCCACCAGCTCCGCCTGCACCTCCGGCTCCCATGGCGTGGGTTATGGCATGGAGCCCATTCGCTACGGTCATCAGGACATGATGATCGGTGGTGGTGCCGAAGAACTTTCCAGTGCCGATGCCGCGGTGTTCGATACCCTGTACGCCACTTCAACCCGCAATGATGCCCCCGAAACCACGCCCGCGCCCTATGATCGTGACCGGGACGGCCTCGTGGTGGGCGAGGGTGCGGTGAGCCTGATCCTGGAATCCCTGGATCATGCTCGCGAACGCGGGGCCAGCATCATGGCCGAACTGGTGGGCTTTGGCACCAATTCCGATGGCACCCACATTACTCAGCCCAATGCCGAAACCATGGCCGTGGCCATGCGTCTGGCTCTGGAGGATGCCGGTATTCACCCTGATCAGGTCGGTTACGTCAGCGGACACGGCACCGCCACGGATCGGGGCGACATTGCCGAGACCCATGCCACTCGCGAGGTTTTCGGTCGCGCCGTGCCCATCAGTTCCATGAAGGGCAACTTCGGGCACACGCTGGGGGCCTGCGGTTCCCTGGAAGCGTGGCTGGCCATCGAGATGATGAATGAAGGCTGGTTCGCCCCCACGGCCAATCTCCACAATGTGGATGACCGCTGTGCCGACCTGGATTACATCATGGGCGACGGCCGCGAGATCGATACCGAGTATGTGATGAGCAACAACTTCGCTTTCGGTGGAATCAATACGTCACTGATCTTCCGGCGTTGGCGGGAATGA
- a CDS encoding DmpA family aminopeptidase, with protein MKRFITLTIITALTVGSVMADERPRARDLGIAPGVLPTGELNAITDVDGVRVGHVSLVSGDDIRTGVTAVLPHDGNVFQDKVPAAVHTANGFGKAVGFEQVRELGTLESPVLLTNTLNVGTVMDAGARWVLEQEGNEDVRSVNVLVGETNDGYLNDIRAQYVRPQHVFSAIESAEGGLVAEGNVGAGTGTRAFGWKAGIGTASRTLPATLGGHTVGVLVQANFGGILTMDGVRVGEILGQYRFRDVLETGLELELETEQGSIMVVIATDAPVGERNLERMAKRAALGIGRTGGFMSNGSGDFMVAFSTAERVRHGADRSERTISRLNDSAMDPLFLATVEATEEAIYNSLVQAESMSGRDGRHLDAIPLERLEELFQ; from the coding sequence ATGAAACGATTCATCACCCTCACAATCATCACCGCCCTGACCGTCGGCAGCGTCATGGCCGATGAACGCCCCCGGGCCCGTGATCTGGGCATTGCGCCGGGTGTCCTGCCCACGGGGGAGCTCAACGCCATCACCGATGTGGACGGTGTTCGCGTGGGTCATGTGTCTTTGGTATCGGGGGATGACATCCGCACCGGCGTCACGGCCGTTCTTCCCCACGACGGCAATGTCTTCCAGGATAAGGTGCCTGCCGCTGTCCATACCGCCAACGGTTTCGGCAAGGCGGTGGGTTTCGAGCAGGTGCGGGAACTGGGCACGCTGGAGTCACCCGTTCTGCTGACCAATACCCTCAATGTGGGCACGGTGATGGATGCCGGTGCCCGCTGGGTACTCGAGCAGGAAGGCAATGAGGATGTCCGTTCGGTCAATGTCCTGGTGGGCGAGACCAACGACGGCTATCTCAATGACATTCGTGCCCAGTATGTCCGCCCGCAGCATGTCTTTTCCGCCATCGAGTCCGCGGAAGGCGGCCTGGTGGCCGAGGGCAATGTGGGGGCCGGTACCGGTACCCGCGCCTTCGGCTGGAAGGCCGGCATCGGCACGGCCTCGCGCACCCTGCCGGCCACCCTGGGCGGCCATACGGTGGGGGTGCTGGTGCAGGCCAATTTTGGCGGCATCCTGACCATGGATGGCGTTCGGGTGGGCGAGATTCTGGGCCAGTATCGATTCCGTGATGTGCTGGAGACCGGTCTGGAACTGGAGCTGGAAACCGAGCAGGGATCCATCATGGTGGTCATTGCCACCGATGCGCCGGTGGGTGAGCGCAACCTGGAACGGATGGCCAAACGGGCTGCCCTGGGTATCGGGCGCACAGGCGGATTCATGAGCAACGGCTCGGGTGATTTCATGGTGGCTTTCTCCACGGCGGAACGGGTTCGCCACGGTGCCGATCGCAGTGAACGAACGATCAGCCGACTCAATGACTCGGCCATGGATCCCTTGTTTCTGGCCACGGTGGAGGCAACGGAAGAGGCCATCTACAACAGCCTGGTCCAGGCGGAGTCCATGAGTGGTCGGGATGGCCGCCACCTGGATGCCATTCCGCTTGAGCGTCTCGAGGAGCTGTTTCAGTGA
- a CDS encoding efflux RND transporter permease subunit, translating into MNLPRLALSRPVTTFMLCLSVLAAGMAATRLLPLAMWPDLDFPGVFVQINAPGMGPEEMEREVLRPIEESVSTLTGLQRLEATANPDQGQVRIFFNWGEEMGPRNLEVQARIDAIRHELPTTVQRVRVFTGSTSDQPILTLRLSSERDLAREYTLLDRRLRARLERIEGVSQVQLYGVQRPQIEIQLDPEQLQRYGLNDRQVADRLQRNHQTVSGGLLDDPPRRLRVRPDAEFHSVEEMAALPLGPGIRLDDVADIREVTPDLRLVRLLERQPSVGLNILRESGANLVEVSRRVKAELEDVRQEDDFHGIRIFEMNDEARGVIESLRQLLRAGLIGALLALAVLWFFLRSFRITLIVVATIPLAIATSLASMYLLGMSLNILSMMGLMLAVGMLVDNAVVVSENIFRHRQELGRQPLSASLRGSREVGIAVLAGTLTTVIVFLPLVFGGQDQISIFLQHVAAAIVVTLLASLLISLTLIPLLLSRLSRTGAGQDRPNPVAGLAKRYGSALQWSLRRPKITLLLGALAMGSIVIPMNAVETDMFPPEGSRTLWLNYHIQGSHPLNDMKEAVNTIEDYLYANKERFDLDSVYSWYEAGRAQSGLILNEGDKARLSPEEVRDRVLADLPDIIIGQPSFDWQRAGGAEGLRIHLEGERYDEMLPMAMQLAERLRGVEGVVGARPVLESRSQELQVNVHRRSAEQFGISPREIADSVSLALQGRNMRPLRGDVDDTQMRIIYRDAERRSLNELAALPVALPDGGRVRLDNLAELQIAEQAAAIQRLDRRTSIPIELDLAEELSAGDARQRVSTAMNDVELPPGYRWGFGRGFQQDQEAMQQLMQNIMLAIFLIFLVMAALFEALLKPLAILSAIAFSITGVFWFFMLTGTTFSFMAMIGILILMGVVVNNGIVLVNHVNQLRWGGMNMHDALYHGSLHRFRPILMTVTTTILALLPLALGDVRIGGGGPSYQPMARAVIGGLAFSTVVSLFLLPVLYILLDRLGHRARRRWRQAGTMVGLRPAESAQ; encoded by the coding sequence ATGAATCTGCCCCGCCTTGCGCTCAGCCGGCCAGTGACCACCTTCATGCTGTGCCTTTCTGTTCTGGCGGCCGGTATGGCCGCCACTCGGCTGCTGCCCCTGGCCATGTGGCCGGATCTGGATTTTCCGGGCGTCTTCGTGCAGATCAATGCACCCGGCATGGGGCCCGAGGAAATGGAACGGGAGGTGCTGCGCCCCATCGAGGAGTCGGTCTCCACCCTCACCGGGCTGCAGCGCCTGGAGGCCACGGCCAACCCCGATCAGGGACAGGTAAGGATCTTCTTTAACTGGGGCGAGGAAATGGGGCCCCGCAATCTGGAAGTGCAGGCCCGCATCGATGCCATTCGCCATGAGTTGCCCACGACCGTGCAACGGGTACGGGTCTTCACCGGTTCCACCTCGGACCAGCCCATCCTGACCCTGCGCCTGTCATCGGAACGGGACCTGGCCAGGGAATACACCCTGCTTGACCGGCGCCTCCGTGCCCGCCTGGAACGGATCGAAGGTGTTTCCCAGGTGCAGCTCTACGGTGTCCAGCGTCCACAGATCGAGATCCAGCTGGATCCGGAACAACTGCAACGCTACGGCCTCAATGACCGCCAGGTGGCCGATCGCCTGCAGCGCAACCACCAGACCGTCAGTGGCGGCCTGCTGGACGATCCACCGCGGCGCCTTCGGGTTCGTCCGGATGCCGAGTTTCACAGTGTCGAGGAAATGGCGGCCCTGCCCCTGGGACCCGGCATTCGCCTGGATGATGTGGCCGACATCCGGGAAGTGACCCCCGACCTGCGGCTGGTTCGTCTGCTGGAGCGCCAGCCGTCGGTGGGCCTCAACATTCTCCGGGAATCGGGCGCCAACCTGGTGGAGGTGTCGCGGCGAGTCAAGGCCGAGCTGGAAGACGTTCGCCAGGAAGATGATTTCCACGGCATCCGCATCTTCGAAATGAATGATGAGGCCAGGGGAGTGATCGAATCCCTGCGCCAGCTTCTGCGGGCCGGGCTGATCGGTGCCCTCCTGGCCCTGGCGGTGCTGTGGTTCTTCCTGCGCTCCTTCCGCATTACCCTGATCGTGGTGGCCACCATACCCCTGGCCATTGCCACGTCCCTGGCCAGCATGTATTTGCTGGGCATGTCGCTGAACATACTGTCCATGATGGGCCTGATGCTGGCGGTGGGCATGCTGGTGGACAATGCCGTTGTGGTGAGCGAAAACATCTTCCGCCACCGACAGGAGCTGGGCCGGCAACCCCTGTCCGCCAGTCTGCGGGGCAGTCGCGAGGTGGGCATTGCGGTGCTGGCAGGCACCCTGACCACCGTCATCGTCTTTCTGCCGCTGGTGTTTGGTGGCCAGGATCAGATCAGCATCTTCCTGCAGCATGTGGCCGCCGCCATCGTGGTCACCCTGCTGGCTTCCCTGCTGATTTCCCTGACCCTGATCCCCCTGCTGCTGTCGCGCCTGTCCCGGACGGGGGCCGGCCAGGACCGGCCCAATCCGGTGGCGGGCCTGGCGAAACGCTATGGCTCGGCCCTGCAGTGGAGTCTGCGCCGCCCGAAGATCACCCTGCTTCTCGGCGCACTGGCCATGGGCTCGATCGTGATCCCCATGAATGCCGTGGAGACCGACATGTTCCCGCCGGAAGGCAGTCGCACCCTGTGGCTGAACTATCACATCCAGGGCAGCCACCCTCTGAACGACATGAAGGAGGCGGTGAACACCATCGAGGATTACCTCTACGCCAACAAGGAGCGTTTCGACCTGGATTCGGTGTACTCCTGGTATGAAGCCGGGCGCGCCCAGTCGGGGCTGATTCTGAACGAAGGCGACAAGGCCCGCCTGTCACCGGAAGAAGTCCGCGACCGGGTGCTGGCGGATCTGCCCGACATCATCATCGGCCAGCCCAGTTTCGACTGGCAGCGGGCCGGCGGTGCCGAAGGCCTGCGCATCCACCTGGAAGGCGAGCGTTACGACGAGATGCTGCCCATGGCGATGCAGCTGGCCGAACGCCTGCGCGGTGTCGAAGGTGTGGTAGGCGCCCGGCCTGTCCTGGAAAGCCGCTCCCAGGAACTGCAGGTGAACGTCCATCGCCGTTCTGCGGAACAGTTTGGAATCAGCCCGCGTGAGATTGCGGATTCGGTCTCCCTCGCTCTGCAGGGTCGTAATATGCGTCCTCTGCGTGGTGACGTGGACGATACCCAGATGCGAATCATCTACAGGGATGCCGAACGCCGTTCCCTCAACGAGCTGGCCGCTCTCCCCGTGGCCCTGCCCGATGGCGGGCGTGTTCGCCTGGACAACCTGGCCGAACTCCAGATCGCGGAGCAGGCGGCGGCCATTCAGCGCCTGGATCGGCGCACCTCCATCCCCATCGAGCTGGATCTGGCCGAGGAACTGTCTGCCGGTGATGCCCGGCAACGGGTCAGCACGGCCATGAATGACGTGGAACTGCCGCCCGGCTACCGCTGGGGCTTCGGTCGTGGTTTCCAGCAGGATCAGGAAGCCATGCAGCAACTGATGCAGAACATCATGCTGGCCATCTTTCTGATCTTTCTGGTCATGGCGGCCCTGTTCGAGGCGCTGCTGAAACCGCTGGCCATTCTCAGCGCCATCGCCTTCTCGATCACCGGCGTGTTCTGGTTCTTCATGTTGACCGGCACCACCTTCAGCTTCATGGCCATGATCGGGATCCTTATCCTCATGGGCGTGGTGGTGAACAATGGCATCGTGCTGGTCAATCACGTGAACCAGCTTCGCTGGGGCGGCATGAACATGCATGACGCCCTTTATCACGGCAGCCTGCACCGCTTCCGGCCCATTCTGATGACGGTCACCACCACCATTCTGGCACTGTTGCCACTGGCCCTCGGCGATGTACGCATCGGCGGTGGCGGCCCCTCCTATCAACCCATGGCAAGGGCGGTGATCGGCGGGCTGGCCTTCTCCACCGTAGTCAGTCTCTTCCTGCTGCCGGTGCTGTATATACTGCTCGATCGCCTCGGCCACCGTGCCCGCCGCCGCTGGCGCCAGGCCGGCACCATGGTGGGTCTGCGCCCCGCCGAATCGGCACAATGA
- a CDS encoding DUF4870 family protein, which produces MSAYGNEQAMGQDYRQDQTACHIVYALYAVSLFSGVPAFIGVIVAHLQNGKVVSGLTASHLRWQIRTFWWSVLWLLIGLALTPILIGWGVLFLNWLWFLYRTARGWLRLMDRIPGYRY; this is translated from the coding sequence ATGAGCGCCTACGGAAACGAGCAGGCCATGGGTCAGGACTATCGTCAGGACCAGACCGCCTGCCACATCGTCTATGCCCTTTATGCGGTCAGCCTTTTCAGTGGCGTGCCCGCCTTCATCGGCGTCATCGTGGCCCATCTTCAGAACGGCAAGGTGGTATCGGGGTTGACCGCCAGCCACCTGCGCTGGCAGATCCGCACCTTCTGGTGGTCCGTGCTCTGGCTGCTCATCGGCCTGGCCCTGACCCCGATTCTCATCGGCTGGGGCGTCCTGTTCCTGAACTGGCTCTGGTTTCTCTACCGCACGGCCCGAGGCTGGTTGAGACTGATGGATCGGATTCCGGGTTACCGGTATTAG
- a CDS encoding c-type cytochrome, with the protein MQAFGLSVLLVGLILAGCDSPEGDREMRQARVEASAFPRGAALYERQCRACHQSDGSGVGRTFPPLAGHAVELALAEGGREYLVQLTLHGLGGEIQVQGQTYRGIMPGFTRLSDEDIAAILNHSIHAWGGEDRLSDDFEPLRPEEVAAQREERLSPSQVRERRPDID; encoded by the coding sequence ATGCAAGCCTTCGGCTTGAGTGTGCTGCTGGTGGGGCTGATTCTGGCCGGATGTGACAGCCCTGAGGGCGACCGGGAAATGCGGCAGGCACGGGTGGAAGCCTCCGCCTTTCCCCGCGGTGCGGCCCTGTATGAGCGCCAATGCCGAGCCTGCCACCAGAGTGATGGCAGTGGCGTGGGTCGCACCTTTCCACCGCTGGCCGGACACGCGGTGGAATTGGCCCTGGCCGAAGGCGGACGGGAATACCTGGTTCAGCTCACCCTGCATGGTCTCGGTGGTGAGATTCAGGTCCAGGGGCAGACCTATCGTGGCATCATGCCGGGCTTCACGCGCCTGTCGGACGAAGATATCGCCGCCATACTCAATCACAGCATTCATGCCTGGGGCGGCGAAGACCGACTGTCCGACGACTTCGAGCCTCTGCGCCCGGAGGAAGTAGCCGCCCAGCGTGAAGAGCGTCTGAGTCCCAGCCAGGTGCGCGAGCGCCGCCCCGACATTGATTGA